The region GTAAGATAGACCCGAGACTCCCAACCAAGTGGCGATAGGCGTGTCGGATCGAGATAAAGGAGTCCCCTCATGACGCTATAGCGAAGATGTAGCTCCATAGGAGTGGTTACTAGACAAGAGTCGAGAGAGAGCTGCCGTCGCGAGGATGTCGGATGTGTAATAGCTCTTGGGACAGCCCGAAAACCGGTGAAGTAGAAGTGACCTCAATGCCCAAAAATAGCTCAATCGACCAAGATCGATCATCACGGAAATGTTCTGTGAAGGTGATGCTTGACAAAAATCCACATGAGCGGGATCGTCGCAggtgatgatcatatcatccacataaaagTAACAACAAAAGTCCCGACCACGAGAGGAAGAGTGCACAAACAAAAGCGGGATCATGCGGACTAGAGCTGAAAAACCGGCGGCAACTACGAGTAGAGCTGAAGCGCTCAAACCAGGGCCCGGGagctgtttgagaccatagaaGAGCCTTCAGGCGACAAACCAAAccagaggaggagaagaaaaaaccGGGGGAGGAGCGTGTAAAACCTCCTGCTGAAGATCCCcgtgaagaaaagcattcttcacatcaggTGAAAGAGGGACCATACGTCGAATAGCGGCTCTGACAATGAGAGCTCGAATGGTAGTCATATGGCGAGCGggagcaaaagtctcatcataatctcGTCCCTGCTCCTGCTGAAAACCACGAGCCACAAGGCGAGCCTTGTACCGCTCTGAGGCAGTCGGAGGCGAGGTCTTGACTTTATAGACCCACTTGCGGGTAATGGGGAGCGGCACCGGGAGGAAGGGACAACCAAATCCCATGTAGAGGTGCGCTCGAGCGCCTCAACTCAGCAGAATAGCGGCTTGCCACTCGGGTATTTTGCTGACCTCTCGGGTAAGAAGATGGCTCGGAGGGCCAGTTGGAGGGAGAAATAGGTAGGTCAGAAGGCGAGAGACAAGATTAAAGGCGATCGGGGATGACGATCACGAAGAGGGATAGCGAGCGTGCTGGGGGATCATCCGCGAGGGGAACACATCGAGAGGAAACCGTTGGCGCGCGTGGTGCTTTGCCAGGAAGAGGAGGAAGGAATAGAAACATGGACGGGGAGGGTCGGCGATCACGGTGAAGCGAGATGGAGAGATACGGTGGAGGTGGGGGACGGAGGAGGTAGGGTGAGGACACAATGAGACCCGAGCAGTCGGTCGATGTAGTAGAGGAGTGAGAAGAAAGAGGGAAGGGAAGGAACAAAGAAAGGACGATCCTCAACAAAGAGACATCACGCTGAGATACTGGGAGGCGGCGTGTAACGGATCATAACACCGATAGCCTTTGTGCTCGGGGACTATAACCAAGGAAGACACAAAGGAGCAGTGCCGAAAAGTTTGAGTCCGCTCTCGAGGCATAGGGAggacataacacaaacaaccaaacacgaAGATGAGAATAACGTGGTGGGGCTGGAGAAAAACATTCCCACGGACTACAACCGAAGAAaggaagagggttgaagattgatgagAGTAAGCATGATGAGGGCGATCTCGGCCCAAAAGTGAGGGAGACATGGGAGGCAATGAGAGGAAAAGTCAGAGCGGTTTCAAGAATATGACGATGTTTCCTTTCAGCGATTGCCATTACGAGCATGGGCACCGGGACAAGAGAGCCGAGGAAAAGTGCTGGTGGGAGGCGAGAACCTCCACAGAAACTCATGAGAAAGATATTCCCCTCATGAATCGAGGCGGAGGAAATGCGAGATGGTGGCGAGAGAAAATGTGAGTAGCACcatattagagaaatcaatataaacctttaaaaaCTTCAGAGCGAGAacgcataaaataaatccaagtgtgagagaaatcatcaacaaaaataacataataacgatgtcCACCTTTGGAAACAAAGCGggcgggaccccaaacatccgaatgaactaattcaaGCGGAGACGGACCTAGAACACACTCGAGAAGGGATACGGGAGTTGTAGGCTGTTTGCCAAGCTTACAAGCttagaacaagaatgagagtATCAACTAAAACCACGACCCTAAAAAGCCTTGATGAATAAGAAAAGACAGGGCGAGAACCACTAGGATGGCCCAAGCCGATGATGCCACTGATGGAAACGAAcagtagaaaaacaataaatagaggCTGCTGGGAATGTAGAAGAGGATGGAAGACGAAGATGAtcgagcacatacaccccactaTGGCGATGTCGGCTCGATGAGGGTCCCTATAAGGCGATCACGCACCACGAcaaccaaactcatcaaaaaaataacaagatagccaAGAGCGGAGTTGGCTAGCGaaataaggttcatggagagTCGTGGTACAAAGGCGACATCGGggaatatgaaaatgagtggTGTGTAGGGAGGCCGCGACTAGGGGACGAGGGAGTGTCGTGCCATTAGCAATAATGACCACGAAGATCGGAAGAAAAAAGGATGAAGAGAGTGAAGGTGGGTAGCATCATGGGTCATATGAAAGAAGCTCAGTCGAGTAACCAAGAGGGATGAAGAAATACACAGGCAGAGGCGGCCCGATGGGTGAGTGGAGCGTCGGAGGCATCCTGAGTGAGTCTTTCGGGGCCGAAGAAGGAGATATCGACTCTGGAAAGGCTGCGAATAAGTTCTGTGAAAGCGCTTTCGCAGATGCGGACCACTTTGAGTAGAGTGAGGGGTGGTGTGGGCATGTGCTCTTGCTCGCCATCTGTCATCTGAGCCCGTTGAAGCTTGCGACACTCAGTACGAATATGGCCAGGAGCATGGCAGTAATGACACCGAATTGACCGTCGAGGAGGTGCACTGAAACCGAGTCCCGAGGCTGAGATAGAGGGACGGACGGGAGCGCTAAGACCGAGGCGGCATCAAAGGAGCGATGAGCCCGAAGCCTGGGTGCTGCTGAGGGAGCGACAAGAGCAGTGAGGGCGGCGGTGGTGGAACCACATCTAGGACCCGAAGCGAGTCTCCTCGAGCAAGCACATATGCGGGAGTATCACTAGCGAGCAGGAGGTGTAACCCGGTCTAGTAGGCGAGCCCAGAGCGGCCCTCGAACTTAGGCGAGCGCATGAGAAACTCATAAGGATGCGAAGATAATCACGATCTGAGCAATGGCGAGACACTTGGCACGGTCGGGAGAAAGGAGAAAGGGTGTCATCTCATCACAGCGGCGCCATAAATCCTCGAAAACGCGGCAAAAGAAATCCAGAGCGCAGGGCGTCTCCGCGATGAGGTAGATGTGAGTGCATGGCGAGGAGAGCCTAGCGCTTGTTGGAAGGAAGATGAGAGTCTTGGTGAGATGATCCCAAATCGCCTTGGGCGTAGAAAGATCACAAGCGATAGCGAATAGGAAAGACTCCACGGGTGTCGACGGATGATAGCAATGTGATGACGAGGCATCATCCTCGGTCCACTTGAGCAAGTCGATGTAGTGCGTGGAAGAGGCGCGGCGACAAGCGTGAGCGAAGAGCCGAAGAGGCGGCACTAGAAAAGCGGAGCCGGACgggtaccatcaacatgacccaAAAGATTAAGTCCAGCGAAAGAAGCACGCGTGAAAGTGGAGCGACCATGCTTTTATAATTCTTGCCGTTGAGCATAACATCCGCCTTTTGCGAGATGAAACACGGCGAGAGCCATGGAAAAGCACCGCTGGTGGCCAGCGGCGTCTTGCGGCTGCCAACAGCAGCATGCGCAAGAGGGCAAGGGCGAGGCAGCGCGCGGCGGCCTTGAGCGCAGGCAGCGAGCGAGGCAGCGCAGCGAGCGCACGAAGTAGCGGGCGCGTGGGGCCGGGCATCTTGTTGCGCAGCCTTAGAGCATGCGCGCCTGCAGCGTTTGTGAGCCTAGGGCAGTGGCGAGCCTGCTAGCAGCGGCGCGGAGCCTGCGTCGAGGCGGCAGCAGCGTGGGCGGCAGGCTGGGCAGCCTTGTAGGCCCAGCGTGAGCGGCACTGGTGGCGCCGGCAGCTGAGCATGCGGGGCCTAGGGGCGCAGGCGGCGTGAGCCGTGAGGCCTTGGTGGCAGCGGTGTGTGACGGGGTCACTGTGTGGGGACGTGATGGCTACGCGGGATGGGCATGGCGTGGCTGGGCGGCAATGAGTCACTGCAGTCGGAGGCGCGATTGCTGCCAGATGGCCTGTATGCGCTCGATCGGGAGGCGGTAGCGGAAAAAGTGGGGTTTAGAAaaacctctctgataccatgttaggttAAAAAGATTAAACAATATTTCATTAACACAAAACCTacaatgtacaaggtatatatagatacacagttatataaataaggtagctatacaaatatagatatacagctaTATACACAACTGTATTCCCTAACAGTTTGAAACACGGAAGATTCTTTTTGTCTTCAAATAAGTCATCCTTTACCTACCACCATTTGCCTCTAAAAATCTAGCACTTTAATTTGTGCATGAGATTAGGGCATTTTAGAGCATGTAGATTTGATGTGAGAAGCATCTATGAGGTGGGATTTAATTTTATCCACATGCTAAAATGTAATTTGAGTACAAAAGGCTCACCCGTTGGTAGGTAAGACCTTTGTAATATTTGTAATTGctataatttttaagaaaataaattatccataaatttattaaaagaagctAAACAGAATAGAAATTACCAGATACCCAAATACTATACAAGATATGGCatcaagcaaaagaaaacaatgcatttaaaaaaaaaaacaactatgaaaaaaaaattattaccaaTGAGTATGTCTATTTATAGAATCATCATCAAGCTCAAGGGTTAAGCTATCTCTTAAATGTCTAGAGTTGTTGTACCGGGTAAAGTAGAGCTTATagtgataaaatcataattatatttgatcacaacaattgatgagtttgGATTTTACAGTAGATAACTAAAGAAAAACATTCAATCAATCTCTATAATTATCGTATTTAGAGGGAGTAATTTATTATTGAATATACATATGTTGCATTTTAGCGAGATATTCCATgtacttattattaaaaaaaaaagaagaacttagatcaattaaataatttaatcctCACATGATACATTGAGATTCAAATCACCTGCAGAGCATGAAGAGACCAAATCATAAGATCTGATTATCCAATTGTACAATTTGTAGCAATTGGGAGGGCCTACTTGGATTAGGAAATCTGTCCTCATGTTTTCACTTTGAATTGAACGTTCTTAGAAACATTCaatagttaataataaaaaataaataaagttaaattGGGCATAGATTGTGAAATTGCTGAAAATTGAGGAATGTGATGATGAAATTGTACTAATTATTAAGACAGACTATTGTGGGACTTGCATGTTAAAGAGAAAAAGGTTGTAAAGAACTCTCATTGCCATTCATTGGTCCCTCTTCTTTCATCATTAGCAAGAAAATATGGCACCATGGATGgaatcctttttttaattaattagttaattaattacatgtttatatatacaaCAAACATTAGTTGGGTTgatctatataaaaatttaagttattaGATTAGGATTAATAATGACAATTAGTCtctgctcttttttttttttaattataaactataactttgttaaaaattaaagagTTGGGTAAAAACATATTCATGAAAGCGTAAGCAAAATGAGAATCGAACATAATAGCAAAAATAAGATGTAATGATTATCCCtacataaatgataaaaatagaatttttaacatacgaagaatttataaaatttttaagtgaTGACATTTGTGTAGGATCATTTTTCTATAACCATTCCGAGATCTGAGAACTCAGTCATTATGTAAGAATTTTCTTATATACTAAAAGAGGTGTacatattgtgtatttatagcggatatttttccccaacttgttcatttgattgtttttatcTCATCATtcatttgtgtttctaatcttatttaatatattaaaataatattttttttttgtattaactgtgactttttttaatgattaacttgcttaaattttttaaggtAAATAACCTAAATGATCCAATACATTTTTGTGTGTTTCTATATTGATCAtctaacttttaaaaattatgatttagtcttttatctttagtttttattacaaTTTGGTCACCTAAGCATACACCATTAACGGTGATCAGACGTGGCATTTATCAGCTCAGATTCACTGCTCAAAGAAAAGATGTGTCACGACGTATGTCATATGTGATCGCCATTAACGATGTATGCTCGGATGaccaaatataataaaatttaaaagtagaatatcaaattgtaatttttttaaaattggatGGTTAAAATGGAAACACATAAAAAAGTAGGTGACCATTTAAATTGCTTACCCAATTTTTTGAGTCTGGATTGGAACTTTGTATGTGCCATGAAGAGGCACGATTATATGAAACGGTGGCACCACATCAAATTATATCCCCTTACAATTATAAATCACCACATCCGACTAAATAGGGTTTTTAAATGATGGATGACAAGTTGGaatccatgttattttttttataaactttaaattcaaatcgtaaaaatctctaaatttttaaaattttaaaccctaCCTAAAACCCTCTAATCATATACCCAAATGCTATAAAAACTATACCCAAAATtctaaaacctaaaccctaagcccaaaaccctaaatagtgAACCGCAAACCCCCTTTGCGGTTTACTATTTAGGGTTTCGGGAGAGAGTTTTCAGTTTAGTATTTACAGgtttagataataataaaatttattttttttttcaaaaacagaAGATAAAATTCTGACGTGGCAACTTATGATTTGAAGGGATAAAATCCTACATGGTGTCACAGTTTAATTAAATCCTAATACATGACATGAATAACCTGAATAACATTTATTAAGCACTTGATGTATGAAATGATCACTTTAAACCGGTCATTATTAGTTTTTCCACTTAACctatttagaataataataataataataataataataatttattaatgttattattaattaattaattaattaattactcttctatgttttttcttcaCTATGAACTCATTAtacatgatattataatttttttttgttatattttgttatatagatggttaatattaaataaatataatgtaaaatagGTAACCTTTCAAAAGCATCTATTgagtgatttaattaattaatatggtTGAAAGAGtattactatttttcaataatactATCAGACCTAAAAGATGTGACATTTCACATACATCATTTGAAGGTTAATGGTTTCATTTGTAACTCTTCAAAAGAGTCTTTTGGAGGCTATAATATTGGTTAATTTAAGTCATTTGATAGTATAGAAGTCATTTGCATTAAAACTCCTTGGTTTTCTAACTTTTTCTTCTAAAGTAGTGATGTTTTGGAAAATCACATTTTTCCCAAGTCATGATCTTTAGTTGTATCATGGGAGAGACCGCATAAAACCCTCTTAAAAGATCTTTGTGATAAGACGCTCAAATCTCTCCAAGGACAGTGGAAACGTGCCCTCCAAATTGATCATGTGTGATAACCTTGTACACCAACCCTATTTATCTATCTCTAacaatatttgattttcatctcatataaatcaatatttatttaatacaaGACATAAAATATATGAGCTTGTCTTTTTATTGTATGTAATAAATTGTGTGTACACACGTTATTTACTAACGTTTGTAGAAAGTCTGCTggagataaaaaaaagtaagcAAAAGGATAGATGAAATTTGtatttgaagagaaaataaGTGAGGACATGGGGCGTTAGATATTGATCTAACTATCACTTAGAAATTTGTAGATTTCAAATCTTGGGATCTTTGGTTCTAttatataagataataaaaataataaaaatattatagatatattattattatttacggAATCATCTTATTTAAAACATACcctaaaatattcttttatttttctattaataaaattatgttttaattaaaaagtatgTGGCATTAACTTAAACATCCAAACTGGTCGAGTTTTTCCAAACCAACAACCAAAAGTGCAGTTTTTCAGCCGTccttttaaaaatcaaaaccgCCATGTTAAGCTGTAGAATCCCAATCGTTCACAAACGCCGTAAAAACACTGTTTTTTAACCATCCTTTTAAAGATCAAAATTGCTTCGTTAAGCTGTAGAAGCTCAATCGTTCATAAACGCCGTAAAAAAACGAACAACGTTTGCCTATAAAAACGTCCATGTGAACTCGCCATGCGCTTTGTGAGTCCTTTTTGTTATTGTTCAGACCAGTTTTGCCCCTTAGAGTGCGGATCTTGAGGTAATTAGAAGGTTGACAAGTTAAGATTGATGGAACATCGGACGACAGAGATTGTCACCATCGTACCCCACGCGAGTGGCGGGCAACGTGGGCCCATCGAGTGTGCACGACCACCACGTGGCGCCCACCCCCGCACATAGTTGCTTGGAACCTAGTGTAGTGAATCCAAAAAATAACacttttatttaacaaaaaataaaaaataaaaataaactagagGAAAAGTTAATTGCAAATAGAACCTtaatactttttaatttaattttatttgatttttatcattttaaaattaaacttatAAACTTAAATAGGGAGCTATATGTGGAATTCATTTTGGAAAACcctatctttatttatataatttaatttttataattaattttattctatttttataaacttgttttaagttaaattaaaaaaagatcaattaaaaatgaaaataatataacaattagAATAAAATGTATCACTTATTAttccatgaaaaatatatgttgaaatacagttttatatttatatataatctatCCACATTAGGATGTAAATGGGGCAGGGCAGGGCAAGGAGGGAAATGAGATCCCGTCCCCTCTCCTGCTTCCCACGGGATGGGGATTCCTCACCCCAAAATTTTTTGTAAGAGAGAAATTCTCCCCACTCACTTTCCCCACTAGGATTCCCTACGGGGTACAGGGTAATCTCCATCCCACCCAACACAAAGTGCTAACATTGGGGTTAGTAACCCAATGTCAAGATTACAAGGTAAGGTCTATAGGTACCCTTGTAACCCAAATGTCGAGGTTAGGCATCAAAGTTAACTCCAATATCAGGGTTACaaggtatgtatatatatatatatatatatatatatatatatatatatatatattaatttcttttgttaagattgaatttaaactcaattgttttaaattaaagttcTATCGAActataaagttatatttactaaaatgtttttaataaaaaccaaaaaaatattttttttccaaaaaaacaaaatatttagtcactataatattatatttttgttgttttttttttaaaataaataaaaattaaaatatatgattttatttttgttgttgtgaacCCTGTGGGGAATTGGGAATCCCCGCTCCATCCTACTAGGTGGGAAAATGTTTTCCTCTTCCCTGCATAGAAGGAGGGGTCCTATTTCAGAGAATCCTCATCTGATCAAGACGGATTTCACCCCACTTGCATTTCTAAATTTTACACAagtgttttaaaattaaaaatggtatatatttacatataacaATCAACATGGatctttttaaatcatttattttaataatttaattattttagccATGTTTTGGGTTAGTTTGGACCTAATCAATCATAGTGGTAATAAAATCAGTGAATTAATttaaagaatataatttttatatttattaattagatataaattatatgaattatCATAGTGTTTCCATAATTGTTTTTAACTAAACGATTTAATTAGCacaaaacatatagaaaattgctctttttcagtttttttacttgtcacattttagagagtttttatttttatattttacttgtccacttaaaaaaataaaaataaaaaaatattattttttaaaatttaaaatttatactcCCTCCATTACAAAATACATGTCggtttaggaaaaaaaaattattccaaaatagttgtcgttttacaatatcaaggtaatatttatttatttattttttcccaattttaCCCATCTTCAGTTTCCTAAGTtataaatgaagagagtaatatttatagtcccaagaaaaatatatagttttcaaGAGAGGGataatttagtaatttgattgttttttatgttaaagtttagataatttaatgctATCCTTAATTCTTATGCAACATTCTTAAACAACGTGTATTTAGGAATGGAGAGAGCATTTAATACACTTCTACAACCTCTAATAAATCGTGTTCAATctacacattttattaaattatattttaaataaaaataattttaaaaatttaatataattttgtatttattttaaattattagctAATTTTAACTGATTTATTTAATGTATGTAATTAGTTAAAATGGATTAATAAAATTAACGCAGGGAATATATATTCAGAATATAGATttatttatcatgtaaataaataaaaaagtaaattcataattggatttaaaaatgtatatattaaaacatATCATTGTGTTAGGTGAATAAAATCTATATATTGTTTTGGACGGTGGAGATTGATGATGTTGGGAGTGTGTTCTTGCATTGAAAGGAGAGTAaaatttcacacacacacacgcacacacacgcacacacacatataaatatatatagtatttgtttgcttttttagtaaatttacttttttgggGCAATTATTGAAGCAAACTGCTCCTTGTCACAAAACAGGAAAAATTCCACAAGATGCCactttgaatatttatttatttaatattattcgtattatttatttacttagcTTTGATTTCAAAGAAGCAGGTAGGCAGTggtagtaataaaaaaatgtttaattagCTTTATTTGAGATTATAAATAGTTTGATTATGTACTTGATCCCTTCTTTTGAGAAGGATCATAGGTTaagtattatatagttttaCCATTCTATGCTTTTTCCGTATGTGAGAGTCCTTgacctctgtttttttttatctcacaaCCATTtcattgaaataattatttatttatttttcttttctaattttgaTAAAGtaacattttcatttatttttttcttaaaaatatttactcaAAAAGTTTAACTAAACAACAAAGTTTTTTTACCCTAGCCAATATGGAGAAGTCATATATTACAGgtgtgtataaatatttttttttgaaatattctaTGTGAGTCTCTTATCTGTGCGCAAGAGATCTAGTGCCATTAAGCTAATACGTGTTTGgccaaaatattttaatacttaatattaaaaagatgATTACAATACAATGACAATAAAATTATGAGCAAATGTTTATGCAATCAAAGCAAGCATATAGTTTAATCTAATAGGACAATGCTTATATCCAAGTTCCATTTGATTAGTATGTCACTATTCATGCAAGACTTCGTTTACACTTTCCATTAGACCTAACCCAATTTTAATTGCTCCCCCATCTCAAATCTTCTTCTACTAAACATAACTTATTATGTTGCATTAAAATAAACCAACGTTTAATGAAATGCCCAATCACTTCAATTTGGTGGGTAGACCCCAAGTGCCAATACCTGAGTCACATCATTCAATggtctaatattttaattaagggTGCAAGTAAACACCATAATCAATTGAGTTGTTTAATTTGGATTTCTCTAAACAATGGGGGAATAAAATCCCCAAATGATGCACACTTATGATTCTTCTCAACAAAACAGTTTGAACTAATAAGTGAGTAGAATTTATACATAGCCAGTCAAACCAaagcatttatatttttttataaaaacaataataaaacaaaattattaaatatttgttgatttttttgttgtctGTCTAGTATTAGAAAAATTGTAGTAATTCAGTAACTATAATTTCTGAAGTTAGTTATGATggtaaaataaatcataaatagttttcttgttttatgTTGAGAAGATgagaatttaattttatataaatggggaaaaataaaattcatctcTTTTACAGTTGTTGAAacgattaaaatatattttctataataataaaaaaaaaactattgggTTGTGTTAGGCTATTAGAAATTTCCAGGCCGGACCGGGCCAGTTATTGGGCCGTGCCAGTGCACTGTATGGGTTCGATAATTGCTATTTTCTGTGCCATTGGGCCAGTCACGTCATTTGAGTCACAAGTCATGGACATCATCCTTTTCATTATCATCACGTCTAATGGTCCATCTCAATTGCAATGCATTGTTCTTGAAAATTTccctttttattaatattaatatttacttaatgaaaattaagaaaaaagggCCAAAGTTACAACTCTCATGGTTCATGTGACAGCACAACTCAGAAAGGTCAGCGTATCTACTCCATTCTTTTTGCAGACCCTGAAATAAAGTTCTTAAAACCAGATTGATGTGATATAATTTGAATCATGAAATCTTGTTTCACTGGAGTATGTTTTAAGAttgattacatatatatatatatatataatcacattATAAATCATATGATTAAGAGCAACATAGGATGATATATAGAATAATAAATAGCAAGTTCTCCCATACATAATTAAGATGCATAAACAAATCCATCTACTGGTAGAAACACAACACAACACAACAAGTACATTGTGACATTGTAAAGCTGGTGATGACTGTTACTGAGAGTCCTCTATGGAACAGCATTATCAGGTCCACCATCGACCTTCTTCCCTGGATGCTTGTGTTCCCATGCATGCTGGTGATGCTTCTCCCCTCCATCTCTCAAATACCCTCCATCAACCTTACTCAATCCCCTCTCTTCTCCACCTCCATTGCCTCTAATACCATGCCCAccaccaacaccaccaccaccaccagtaacaccacctccacctccaccgccaccaccaccaacaccaccaccaccaccaattcCACCTCCAGCACCAATACCAGCACCACCGCCAACTCCACCACCTAGACCGCCACCGGCTCCACCACCtaaaccaccaccaccaccacctccaatTCCAACTCCAACTCCAACACCGGCACCAACACCAATACCACCTCCAATTCCTGCACCAGCACCAGCTCCTGCACTAATTCCAATTCCACCTCTgtttcctcctcctcctccaccaccaaCACCGCCACCAGAACTAGCACCAACTCCAataccaccaccacctcctacACCAACTCCAATACCCCCTCCGgttcctccaccaccaccaccacctgcacctccaccaacaccaccaccagcaccaccaccaataccaccaccagcaccaccaccagcaccaccaacaccaccaccagcacTACCACCAATACCACCAGCACCACCAACACCTCCACCAATACCAGCACCTCCACCAATACCACCGCCAAtaccaccacctccaccaatGCCACCACCAATACCAGCACCTCCACCAATACCACCAGCACCTCCACCAGCACTCCACCACCGCCAAtaccaccacctccaccaatGCCACCACCAATACC is a window of Dioscorea cayenensis subsp. rotundata cultivar TDr96_F1 chromosome 5, TDr96_F1_v2_PseudoChromosome.rev07_lg8_w22 25.fasta, whole genome shotgun sequence DNA encoding:
- the LOC120259931 gene encoding glycine-rich cell wall structural protein-like, with translation MGNQVWIFMSLLIIMCALINPNLSLEENEKNKDGGKVVSKPEMFFNSGSGWSNGGGSKGWSFGRSFSFGKGNGFSYGFHSGVGSSGGDASSGRLRDCVGKGRGGGGGAGGAGGGGHGGGGGGIGGGGGGIGGGAGVGGGAGGGGGIGGGAGIGGGIGGGGGAGIGGGIGGGGGIGGGIGGGAGIGGGVGGAGGIGGSAGGGVGGGGGGGGTGGGIGVGVGGGGGIGVGASSGGGVGGGGGGGNRGGIGISAGAGAGAGIGGGIGVGAGVGVGVGIGGGGGGGLGGGAGGGLGGGVGGGAGIGAGGGIGGGGGVGRRALPRPCPLAHAAVGSRKTPLATSGAFPWLSPCFISQKADVMLNGKNYKSMVAPLSRVLLSLDLIFWVMLMVPVRLRFSSAASSALRSRLSPRLFHALHRLAQVDRG